From a region of the Daphnia pulicaria isolate SC F1-1A chromosome 1, SC_F0-13Bv2, whole genome shotgun sequence genome:
- the LOC124328704 gene encoding uncharacterized protein LOC124328704: MEWFGLVFFLYSASGHLSSVSSASNSLYGSGDVIPVKGRGPNPAQEHEGPQPYFDIDFQRNVTAISTQTAFLHCRVKDLGLKAVSWIRQRELNGIVRPVILTTGLFTYTSDQRFSVLQRPMTEYSSPTTVIDRSLTDWVLQIKFVQPRDAGIYECQVSTEPRISENFHLNVVESKAKMIGPADVYVKQGSTLGLTCLVSQAVEHATIFWYHDLNVIDESQSIVRIDQHFDSTIATMTSRLRINNLQSAHSGNYTCLTTAADPASTMVHVINGEHPAAMQHGNTGMSHKLCVSKCWISLSLRVVIELLISVVTYNYYR, translated from the exons GTTCGGGTGATGTGATTCCAGTGAAAGGACGAGGTCCAAATCCGGCACAAGAACATGAAGGACCGCAACCTTATTTCGACATTGACTTCCAGCGTAACGTTACAGCTATTTCTACACAGACAGCATTTCTACACTGCAGAGTCAAGGATTTAGGATTAAAAGCT gtATCATGGATAAGGCAGCGTGAATTAAATGGCATCGTCCGACCTGTAATATTGACAACGGGATTATTTACTTATACGTCCGATCAACGATTCAGCGTTTTGCAGCGTCCAATGACTGAATACTCTTCACCCACAACAGTGATAGACCGAAGTTTAACAGATTGGGTAttacaaatcaaatttgttcAACCACGAGACGCAGGCATCTACGAATGTCAAGTCAGCACAGAGCCACGTATATCAGAAAATTTCCACTTAAATGTTGTTG aatctaAGGCAAAAATGATTGGTCCAGCCGATGTTTACGTAAAACAAGGCAGCACTCTGGGACTCACCTGTCTCGTAAGCCAAGCAGTGGAGCACGCAACTATTTTCTGGTACCACGACCTGAATGTTATTGACGAAAGCCAATCAATAGTACGGATTGACCAGCACTTTGACTCCACTATTGCTACCATGACAAGCCGTTTACGTATAAACAACTTGCAGTCAGCACATTCTGGAAATTATACATGTCTGACAACCGCTGCCGATCCAGCATCAACCATGGTTCATGTAATTAATG ggGAGCATCCAGCTGCGATGCAACACGGTAACACAGGAATGTCACACAAACTTTGCGTTTCAAAGTGCTGGATTTCTTTATCATTGCGTGTTGTtattgaattgttaatttctGTCGTAACATATAACTATTATAGATAG